One Candidatus Schekmanbacteria bacterium DNA segment encodes these proteins:
- a CDS encoding NAD(P)/FAD-dependent oxidoreductase, translated as MMNSKKDLIIIGGGPSGLMSALTASKIGLSAVLIEKKHDIGTYKRSCCSMLLTEPGMHGDYLAFRDNTICFLKNDFSVKYTGRYADLWQSIRISPSGNTLKLGKRAYPIAKVIDKAQLQKDLFNDIDTSKVDIITGTVASNLEQDDKGVKVKITNNGKQSWIEGKIALVCDGVNSPIVNNLGLNKERRHFFTSKVVSYVLANTHIPYPNSWITFMGKSASPTGAIYMLPKPIGNGESDVYEISQGLPLLGKLDYSAKWLLDNFLKNSRFKEWFADAKIIDVHGTTHIMRSPLSDPRYGKALFVGDSASFMEVDNQGALMCGYRAAHSALSEIEGGNGFEQYKKFWEASFEFNNEALLSPIIKGFGLSAFSDEEINYLFSLTEGERYDGYVNHFTIGKLILGIFVGKMNKIKAERPDIAEKFNKFLKQINE; from the coding sequence ATGATGAACTCTAAAAAAGATCTTATCATCATAGGAGGCGGACCCTCCGGGCTCATGTCAGCGCTGACAGCTTCAAAGATTGGACTTTCTGCTGTACTTATTGAGAAAAAACATGATATTGGAACATACAAGCGTTCATGTTGTTCAATGCTCCTTACTGAGCCGGGAATGCATGGAGATTATCTTGCATTTAGAGATAATACTATATGTTTTCTAAAAAATGATTTCTCCGTAAAGTATACGGGACGTTATGCTGACCTCTGGCAGAGTATTAGGATTTCTCCATCGGGTAATACATTGAAGCTTGGCAAGCGGGCATATCCAATCGCAAAAGTAATAGACAAAGCGCAACTCCAAAAGGATTTATTCAATGATATTGATACATCAAAAGTAGACATTATTACAGGTACGGTTGCGAGCAATCTTGAACAGGATGATAAAGGGGTAAAAGTAAAAATAACTAATAATGGAAAACAGAGCTGGATTGAAGGGAAAATAGCGCTTGTATGCGATGGTGTTAACTCACCAATTGTCAATAACCTTGGATTAAATAAAGAGAGAAGACACTTCTTTACCTCTAAAGTGGTATCGTATGTCCTTGCTAATACCCACATACCTTATCCAAATTCATGGATAACATTTATGGGAAAATCAGCTTCACCTACTGGTGCAATATATATGCTTCCAAAGCCTATTGGTAATGGTGAGAGCGATGTATATGAGATTAGTCAAGGTTTACCTCTTCTTGGTAAACTTGATTACAGCGCAAAATGGTTATTAGACAATTTTCTTAAGAATAGCAGATTTAAAGAATGGTTTGCTGATGCTAAGATAATTGATGTTCACGGTACAACACATATCATGCGTTCACCTTTAAGTGATCCGAGATATGGTAAAGCACTTTTTGTGGGCGATAGCGCTTCCTTTATGGAGGTTGACAACCAGGGAGCCTTGATGTGCGGATATCGAGCAGCGCATTCAGCATTGTCAGAAATTGAAGGGGGAAACGGCTTTGAGCAATATAAAAAGTTCTGGGAAGCTTCTTTTGAATTTAATAATGAAGCTCTTCTTAGTCCTATAATCAAAGGTTTTGGATTAAGCGCCTTTAGTGATGAAGAAATAAACTATCTCTTTTCTCTAACAGAAGGGGAAAGATACGACGGCTACGTAAATCATTTTACGATTGGTAAACTTATCCTTGGGATTTTTGTTGGGAAAATGAATAAAATAAAAGCTGAACGACCTGATATAGCTGAAAAGTTCAACAAGTTTCTAAAGCAAATAAATGAATGA
- a CDS encoding TetR/AcrR family transcriptional regulator: protein MKTKREKIIESAIKLFAEKGFHETRTADLASEAGVGEGTIYHYFESKEILFLKAFEEKMQSFIKKFLNTLKNCRTTEEKIKKIIEFHFMELEANKSLFKIVFQDLPEKVDILMRPEYGETGTLYKTTKEIIREGKESGIFREDLDDELVIRAMFGMVREICRSRLIGNNLKPLSQVTMLTTNLCLKMLSK from the coding sequence GTGAAGACGAAAAGAGAAAAAATTATTGAAAGTGCAATAAAGCTTTTTGCTGAAAAAGGGTTTCATGAAACAAGAACAGCAGATCTTGCTTCTGAAGCAGGTGTTGGAGAAGGAACTATCTATCATTACTTTGAGAGCAAGGAGATACTTTTTCTTAAGGCTTTTGAAGAAAAAATGCAGAGTTTTATCAAGAAGTTTCTAAATACTTTAAAAAATTGTCGCACCACGGAAGAAAAAATTAAAAAAATTATAGAATTTCATTTTATGGAATTGGAAGCAAACAAATCTCTATTTAAGATAGTGTTCCAAGATCTCCCTGAAAAAGTAGATATACTTATGAGGCCTGAATATGGTGAAACAGGAACACTCTACAAAACAACAAAAGAAATAATCAGGGAAGGGAAGGAATCAGGGATTTTCCGGGAAGACCTGGATGATGAGCTTGTCATAAGAGCCATGTTTGGAATGGTAAGGGAAATATGCAGAAGCCGCCTTATAGGGAATAATTTAAAACCTCTTTCTCAGGTTACTATGTTAACAACTAATCTTTGTCTTAAAATGCTTTCAAAGTGA
- a CDS encoding aldehyde ferredoxin oxidoreductase family protein, whose protein sequence is MYGWTGNILRVNLTTGTLTEEKLDPKIARDYIGGRGLGVYYLNKEMDPRIEPFSPENMMIMAVGPLTGTKAPTGARYMIMTKSPLTGSLTCSNSGGKFPKEMKKSGFDAFIFTGRAEQPVYLWVDNGKYELRPASHLWGKTVNETTDILNRETTSDAKVACIGPAGERLVLFAAVMNDKDRAAARSGVGAVMGSKNLKAVVVRGENDIPIYDEVKFKEHRAEVLHKFKEANKDSPPVLRLYGTSYGVASNQKVGTLPTKNFQQGIWEKWEKVSAQTMVDNFLEKPKFCADCPIGCGRGTRVKDPEFEGEGEGPEYETIYAFGPDCLNDNLAAVIKANYICNDLGMDTISMGATIACAMELYDRGYLTEKDIGQPLKWGDAKAIVEFTRRTGYREGFGDILAQGSYRMADRYGHPELAMVSKKQDLAGYHPNGIQGMGLAYATSPIGASHMRAQTAYFEVFGVPTVIDPQKWEGKPRLVKIHQDMASVLDSTGVCYFFAIRYYVLPVLEVTPEGFCNFLNAATGAGYTIEEVEKAGERIFNAERQFMVKAGFSRKDDSLPDRLVKEPMPEGPAKGLVVHLDEMLDEYYKLRGWDQNGIPTIEKLNELGLA, encoded by the coding sequence ATGTACGGATGGACAGGAAATATTTTAAGGGTAAATCTTACCACTGGCACATTGACAGAGGAAAAGCTTGATCCGAAAATTGCGAGAGACTATATTGGCGGCCGCGGGCTTGGAGTATATTACTTGAACAAAGAAATGGATCCTCGTATTGAGCCCTTTTCCCCTGAAAATATGATGATAATGGCTGTTGGGCCCCTGACCGGAACCAAGGCACCAACGGGTGCAAGATATATGATAATGACCAAATCGCCCCTTACCGGTTCTCTAACTTGCTCAAATTCAGGGGGAAAATTCCCTAAGGAGATGAAGAAATCCGGATTTGACGCTTTCATATTTACCGGGCGAGCTGAACAACCGGTATATCTCTGGGTTGATAATGGTAAATATGAGCTTCGCCCTGCAAGCCACCTCTGGGGGAAGACAGTGAACGAGACAACAGACATTTTAAATCGCGAAACAACATCTGATGCTAAGGTTGCCTGTATCGGGCCAGCCGGTGAAAGACTTGTTCTGTTTGCCGCTGTAATGAATGATAAGGACAGGGCAGCTGCGCGTTCTGGAGTGGGAGCCGTAATGGGTTCAAAGAACCTGAAAGCCGTCGTGGTAAGAGGTGAGAATGATATTCCTATCTATGATGAGGTAAAATTCAAGGAGCATCGCGCAGAAGTCCTTCATAAATTTAAAGAAGCCAACAAGGATTCTCCCCCAGTGCTTCGACTGTATGGAACTTCATATGGAGTTGCTTCAAACCAGAAGGTTGGAACTCTTCCTACTAAGAATTTTCAGCAGGGTATATGGGAAAAGTGGGAAAAGGTTAGCGCCCAGACAATGGTTGACAATTTCCTTGAAAAACCAAAATTCTGTGCAGATTGTCCAATTGGATGCGGCAGGGGAACAAGGGTAAAAGATCCTGAATTTGAAGGTGAAGGAGAGGGCCCGGAATACGAAACGATTTATGCTTTCGGACCGGATTGCCTTAATGACAATCTTGCGGCAGTGATTAAAGCAAACTATATCTGCAATGACCTGGGAATGGATACTATTTCTATGGGCGCAACTATTGCCTGCGCTATGGAACTTTATGACAGGGGGTATCTGACTGAAAAGGATATTGGACAGCCGCTGAAATGGGGTGATGCTAAAGCAATTGTTGAATTTACCAGGAGGACAGGATACAGGGAAGGGTTTGGAGATATTCTGGCTCAGGGCAGTTACAGAATGGCAGATAGGTACGGTCATCCCGAACTTGCAATGGTGTCGAAGAAACAGGATTTGGCAGGGTACCATCCAAACGGGATCCAGGGAATGGGACTTGCCTATGCAACCTCACCCATCGGTGCATCCCATATGCGCGCCCAGACAGCCTATTTTGAGGTATTCGGAGTGCCGACCGTTATCGATCCTCAGAAATGGGAAGGCAAACCAAGGCTCGTGAAGATACACCAGGACATGGCATCAGTCCTGGACTCTACAGGAGTATGTTACTTCTTTGCGATTCGCTATTATGTACTGCCTGTACTTGAGGTAACTCCGGAGGGGTTTTGCAATTTCCTGAATGCTGCTACCGGTGCCGGATACACAATAGAAGAAGTTGAAAAAGCAGGCGAACGTATCTTCAACGCCGAGAGGCAGTTCATGGTGAAGGCCGGATTTTCGCGCAAGGATGATTCGCTACCTGACCGGCTCGTCAAGGAACCAATGCCTGAAGGACCAGCCAAGGGGCTCGTGGTTCACCTCGATGAAATGCTTGATGAGTATTACAAGCTTAGAGGATGGGACCAAAACGGCATTCCCACTATTGAAAAGCTAAATGAATTGGGGCTAGCCTGA
- a CDS encoding MoaD/ThiS family protein produces MKIRVHLFAYLAKYAPEGVKDFTIELKPGASVEDIIKYLGIPPTEGKIIIVNGRHSGEDTPLNENDEVVFMTPVEGG; encoded by the coding sequence ATGAAGATAAGGGTTCATCTTTTTGCATATCTTGCAAAGTATGCGCCAGAAGGTGTGAAGGATTTCACTATAGAGCTTAAGCCCGGTGCTTCTGTGGAAGATATTATTAAGTATCTTGGCATACCACCCACAGAAGGCAAGATTATAATCGTAAATGGAAGACATAGTGGTGAAGATACACCTCTGAATGAGAATGATGAGGTTGTGTTCATGACTCCCGTAGAAGGCGGATAA
- a CDS encoding Coenzyme F420 hydrogenase/dehydrogenase, beta subunit C-terminal domain — MIKEIVQTYACSKCGLCIAACPEKAISLSGDYSPYVDEKCTNCRICLEVCPRSELPFNEIKKNLNTVNFPKFEEELLGPYNRIVLAKTCNNEILKRCYSGGVTTEFLCFLLEKGYIDSALLTDREHDLSFCGHPVPFIARTRENIIKCADTKPCVNPILASLPVDGDRVAFVGVSCHTEGIRKAQWLAEHGDKSKEICKHLIGNISYVIGLNCFFSFGRNGVDRLLAKVGLKEENIEKFFNWKGKPVARMHGGKEIVDFGDEGDFSNSNLGCFLCYPSYSAKLSDITFGKCISEEWGWNDVIVRSEKCDSIISEMEEKGLITIKAAGNEKSEILEALLEANVFEVDAVGYGGFLDTGKFEGSLPGTSPMPQQEGSSIKGINRIRLIQAVRRDSFYKIATTERKKRGILNPILK; from the coding sequence ATGATTAAAGAAATAGTTCAAACCTACGCCTGTTCGAAATGTGGTTTATGTATTGCCGCTTGTCCTGAAAAAGCTATCTCCCTTAGCGGAGATTATTCTCCCTATGTTGATGAAAAATGCACTAATTGCAGAATTTGTCTTGAAGTCTGCCCTAGGAGTGAACTTCCTTTTAACGAAATAAAGAAAAATCTCAATACTGTAAACTTCCCTAAGTTTGAAGAAGAACTTTTGGGTCCTTATAACCGGATAGTACTTGCAAAGACCTGCAACAATGAAATACTGAAAAGATGTTACAGCGGTGGAGTGACAACAGAGTTCCTGTGTTTCCTTTTAGAAAAGGGATATATTGATTCAGCACTTTTGACTGACCGCGAGCATGATCTTTCCTTTTGCGGACATCCTGTCCCATTCATAGCAAGAACCCGCGAGAATATAATAAAATGCGCAGACACAAAACCCTGTGTTAATCCCATTTTAGCTTCATTGCCAGTTGATGGTGATCGAGTAGCATTTGTCGGAGTATCGTGCCATACGGAGGGGATTAGAAAAGCGCAGTGGCTTGCAGAACATGGAGATAAATCCAAGGAAATATGCAAGCATTTAATCGGGAATATAAGCTACGTCATAGGATTGAACTGTTTTTTCTCCTTCGGTAGAAACGGAGTAGATCGCCTGCTTGCAAAGGTTGGTCTCAAAGAAGAAAATATTGAGAAGTTTTTTAACTGGAAAGGAAAACCTGTTGCAAGAATGCATGGCGGAAAAGAAATAGTTGATTTTGGAGATGAAGGAGATTTTTCAAACTCAAACTTAGGATGTTTTCTCTGTTATCCTTCATATTCTGCAAAGCTTTCTGATATAACTTTTGGGAAATGCATCAGCGAAGAATGGGGCTGGAACGATGTTATAGTAAGAAGCGAAAAATGTGACAGTATTATTTCTGAGATGGAAGAAAAAGGCCTCATTACTATCAAAGCAGCTGGAAATGAAAAAAGTGAGATTTTAGAAGCTCTTCTTGAAGCAAATGTTTTTGAGGTAGATGCAGTTGGTTACGGAGGTTTCTTAGACACCGGAAAATTTGAAGGAAGTCTTCCAGGCACTTCCCCTATGCCTCAGCAGGAAGGAAGCTCTATAAAGGGAATCAATAGAATAAGACTAATCCAGGCAGTAAGGCGAGATTCCTTCTATAAAATAGCAACAACAGAAAGAAAAAAAAGGGGAATTCTAAATCCTATTTTAAAGTAA
- a CDS encoding NmrA family NAD(P)-binding protein produces the protein MILLAGATGQLGSAVYNALKKEYGTNFKCLDINADKLEVYKNEGIPVFCNDLSDIEEIKKILQDVDSVISVVGLQRETETLSHMDVDYGRNKNLLQAALKTGVRHFAYVSALQTREDAPRKVHKAKWLMEEELKKNGMDYTIFRPSGFFTDFIHYFGKKCKDSNSFTLIGSGNMKIQPISIDDLAMCLVMSSKTPAAKNKIFVIGGPEVMTLNELIEYYAEFFSKRIKIRHIPMGLMRFFAALTFDKVISRDFLKRLETDSICDVTAVKEAFKINFTSLRDYIRNFDWSKI, from the coding sequence ATGATATTGCTTGCAGGTGCTACGGGACAGCTGGGAAGTGCTGTTTATAACGCTCTAAAAAAAGAATATGGAACTAATTTCAAATGTCTGGATATAAACGCTGACAAACTTGAGGTCTATAAAAATGAAGGAATCCCGGTCTTCTGTAACGATCTTTCTGATATTGAAGAGATCAAAAAGATTCTCCAAGATGTTGACTCCGTAATAAGCGTTGTCGGGCTTCAACGGGAGACTGAAACTCTATCACATATGGATGTAGACTATGGAAGAAATAAAAATTTACTGCAGGCTGCACTAAAAACCGGCGTCAGGCATTTTGCTTATGTAAGCGCGCTGCAAACGCGCGAAGATGCACCGCGGAAAGTACACAAGGCAAAATGGCTTATGGAGGAAGAACTTAAAAAAAACGGGATGGATTATACAATTTTCAGGCCTTCAGGTTTTTTTACAGATTTCATCCATTATTTCGGGAAGAAATGCAAGGATAGTAATTCATTTACTCTTATAGGAAGCGGCAATATGAAAATTCAGCCAATAAGCATTGACGACCTAGCCATGTGTCTTGTCATGTCATCTAAAACCCCTGCTGCAAAAAATAAGATATTTGTTATCGGCGGACCGGAAGTTATGACTCTGAATGAGTTAATAGAATACTATGCTGAATTTTTCAGCAAGAGGATAAAAATCCGACATATCCCGATGGGTCTTATGAGATTTTTTGCAGCTTTGACTTTTGACAAAGTAATTTCAAGAGATTTCTTAAAAAGACTTGAAACTGACAGTATCTGCGATGTAACGGCAGTCAAAGAAGCATTTAAAATAAATTTTACATCGTTACGCGATTATATAAGGAACTTTGACTGGTCAAAAATATGA
- a CDS encoding VanZ family protein codes for MKNKFWNFIRLWGPVIIWYEVIFFLSNQPSLKSDLPYDFILRKGAHMIEFAILSFLIFNAIYKSQQPEKRKNNSISHTICFSFIISLLLATSDEIHQLFIKGRQGNYHDVIIDSIGMMITAVILKIRY; via the coding sequence ATGAAAAATAAATTTTGGAATTTTATAAGGCTTTGGGGTCCGGTGATAATCTGGTACGAAGTAATTTTCTTTCTTTCAAATCAGCCCAGCCTGAAATCAGATCTTCCTTACGATTTTATACTGCGCAAGGGAGCTCATATGATAGAATTTGCAATTCTTTCTTTCCTCATTTTTAATGCGATTTACAAATCTCAACAACCTGAAAAGAGAAAAAATAACAGCATTAGTCACACCATTTGTTTTTCATTTATAATCTCTCTACTGTTAGCAACAAGCGATGAAATTCATCAACTCTTCATAAAAGGCAGGCAGGGAAACTATCATGATGTCATTATAGATTCTATAGGGATGATGATCACTGCAGTTATCCTAAAAATCCGATACTGA
- a CDS encoding tetratricopeptide repeat protein produces MILKQRGDWDNASRILLQLTRFNPSCAECYFHLGEIEESKLDFTKAVTYYTKAAIYDPVYYFNLGLNYQTVGNLKASINAFQNYHQSFPMSLEGMIALGISYRKSGDIIKGEEIFKSVLYLSPDNPAAHFNLSLIYIESGRKNEALFHIETYRRITGTKWMPYNIKKVFNEK; encoded by the coding sequence ATGATTCTGAAACAAAGGGGAGATTGGGATAATGCAAGCAGAATTCTTTTACAGTTAACAAGATTTAATCCATCCTGTGCTGAATGTTATTTTCACCTTGGGGAAATAGAAGAAAGTAAACTTGATTTTACGAAAGCTGTAACCTATTACACAAAAGCAGCTATATACGACCCAGTCTATTATTTCAATCTCGGCTTGAATTATCAGACTGTTGGAAATTTAAAGGCATCAATCAATGCGTTCCAAAATTATCATCAATCTTTTCCAATGTCTTTAGAAGGTATGATTGCCTTGGGTATATCATATAGAAAATCTGGGGATATAATCAAAGGTGAAGAAATATTTAAATCAGTACTCTATCTGTCTCCGGACAACCCAGCTGCTCATTTTAATCTCTCGCTTATTTATATTGAAAGTGGCAGGAAAAACGAGGCTCTCTTTCATATTGAAACTTACAGAAGGATCACTGGGACAAAGTGGATGCCATACAATATAAAGAAAGTCTTTAATGAAAAATAA
- a CDS encoding glycosyltransferase family 39 protein: MTSSQKKLFLSGTILFAIFLLFFGLSSRDLWDPDEARYAEIAREMIESGDYISPHLNYEAYNKKPPLYFWLSAIAFNLTGMADYAPRYVTTLFGAGLLYLVFALGKNFFCFETGLLSLIILLTSIEFIALSHSIVTDMTLAFFITLSVFSFINTTGKYSPYSKIHRVILFISLGLGFMSKGPLGIIVPGIIIFFYILIFKEFESIKVFFKPTGILITLLVILPWYVASSIKTPGFLYENIVYENIMRYFTDVHERSGSIVYYIPVIIGGFFPWIFFLPFQATKSISNQTEDSRQLKFLIAWACAIFVFYSLSKSKLPNYILPIYPPLAMIAGKCWKDCFQRREDKGITLGIYAIFALFLSFDISALIILKFFPNIVVIVLDAIGLTALIWTLISLNIWFIVLVFLTYKNKKVAIFYMQVFLVVFIFLGAVINVDAFEKFKSNKKLALTLKSSAIGKSEIVFFKFFKPSFVFYSQRRILRIDHKFQLTYRLYHTNNNYDEYYIFRKKDFDRDLDELIQSKLVKVGENRECVIMRRREPGKKT; the protein is encoded by the coding sequence ATGACGTCTTCACAAAAAAAACTTTTCCTATCAGGGACAATATTATTTGCCATATTTCTCCTTTTTTTTGGATTGTCATCCCGTGACTTATGGGACCCTGATGAAGCGAGATATGCGGAGATAGCTAGGGAAATGATTGAATCAGGGGATTACATATCTCCGCATCTAAACTATGAAGCATATAATAAAAAACCTCCTCTTTATTTCTGGCTTTCTGCAATTGCCTTTAATTTAACTGGAATGGCTGATTATGCTCCACGTTATGTTACGACACTATTTGGAGCCGGATTACTATATCTTGTATTCGCACTTGGAAAAAATTTTTTCTGTTTTGAAACTGGATTACTTTCCCTTATCATCCTTCTTACCAGTATAGAGTTTATTGCGCTTTCTCACTCAATAGTAACAGACATGACTCTTGCTTTTTTTATTACCCTTTCTGTTTTTTCATTTATTAATACAACTGGGAAATATTCTCCATATAGTAAAATACATCGGGTAATATTATTTATCTCACTTGGATTAGGGTTTATGTCAAAGGGACCTCTGGGAATTATTGTCCCTGGAATTATAATTTTTTTTTATATACTGATTTTCAAAGAATTCGAATCAATAAAAGTTTTTTTTAAACCAACAGGGATACTGATTACACTGTTAGTAATCCTGCCGTGGTACGTAGCTTCTTCAATTAAAACTCCGGGTTTTTTGTATGAAAATATAGTTTATGAAAATATCATGAGGTATTTTACAGATGTCCATGAAAGAAGCGGTAGCATTGTTTACTATATACCGGTAATTATCGGTGGTTTTTTCCCATGGATTTTTTTTCTGCCTTTTCAGGCAACAAAAAGTATAAGTAATCAGACCGAAGACTCAAGGCAACTTAAATTTCTCATTGCATGGGCTTGTGCTATATTTGTCTTCTATTCTCTTTCAAAGTCAAAGCTGCCAAACTATATACTTCCCATTTATCCACCTCTTGCTATGATAGCCGGGAAGTGCTGGAAAGATTGTTTTCAGCGCAGAGAAGATAAAGGAATAACCTTGGGAATATATGCCATTTTTGCATTGTTTCTAAGTTTTGATATATCTGCTTTGATAATCCTTAAATTTTTTCCTAATATAGTAGTAATTGTTTTAGACGCAATAGGTTTAACCGCTTTGATATGGACATTGATAAGTCTCAATATCTGGTTTATTGTTTTAGTTTTTCTGACATACAAGAATAAAAAAGTGGCTATATTTTATATGCAGGTTTTTCTCGTGGTATTTATTTTTCTAGGAGCTGTTATAAATGTTGATGCTTTTGAAAAATTCAAATCTAACAAGAAATTAGCTCTTACACTTAAAAGTTCTGCTATTGGGAAAAGTGAAATAGTTTTTTTTAAGTTTTTTAAACCCTCATTCGTATTTTACTCGCAACGCAGGATATTAAGGATTGATCACAAATTTCAGCTTACATACAGGCTATATCATACAAATAATAATTATGATGAATATTATATCTTCAGAAAAAAGGACTTTGATAGAGATCTTGATGAGTTGATACAGTCTAAACTTGTTAAAGTAGGAGAAAACAGGGAATGTGTAATAATGAGGAGGAGGGAACCTGGAAAAAAAACTTAG
- a CDS encoding response regulator: MKIMIVDDSSVMRKIVTRTIRQTGFEIEEIVEASDGLDALEKLKSYTSDLILCDVNMPNMNGLEFVEKVNAEKIAPESDIIMVTTEGGIDIVNKAVENGAKGFIIKPFTPEDFVAKVKHLCKRW, translated from the coding sequence ATGAAGATTATGATAGTAGACGATTCATCGGTTATGCGAAAAATAGTAACACGAACAATCAGACAAACCGGTTTTGAAATAGAGGAAATAGTTGAAGCATCTGATGGACTGGATGCATTGGAAAAACTGAAATCTTACACAAGCGATTTGATTCTCTGTGACGTTAATATGCCAAACATGAATGGGTTAGAATTTGTAGAGAAGGTAAACGCTGAAAAAATCGCACCTGAGAGTGACATTATTATGGTCACGACTGAAGGAGGAATAGACATCGTAAACAAGGCTGTGGAAAACGGCGCCAAAGGATTCATAATCAAGCCATTTACTCCAGAAGATTTCGTCGCCAAGGTAAAACATTTATGCAAGAGGTGGTAA
- a CDS encoding chemotaxis protein CheX, whose protein sequence is MESIISLMSETAVEVLKKMAFLDVEHIRNDEPISKAIENVHMCSMIMLDGTLKGSIVFHCSDKLAKQVTCALLGEDMANDIADMDIKDAIGEVTNVIAGNVKNKISNLGHSFSLSSPKVLEWGEYVIELKTKARQGIMEFTSGKETFFIELLSSNGSHD, encoded by the coding sequence ATGGAATCAATTATATCGCTTATGTCAGAAACTGCAGTTGAGGTGCTTAAAAAAATGGCTTTTTTAGATGTAGAACACATAAGGAATGATGAACCCATTTCAAAAGCTATAGAAAATGTCCACATGTGTTCAATGATCATGCTCGACGGTACGTTAAAAGGCTCTATCGTTTTTCATTGCTCTGATAAACTTGCGAAACAGGTGACATGCGCTCTTTTAGGGGAAGATATGGCAAATGACATAGCAGATATGGATATAAAAGACGCAATAGGTGAAGTTACAAATGTAATTGCAGGAAATGTTAAAAACAAGATTTCGAATTTAGGTCATAGCTTTTCTCTTTCTTCTCCTAAAGTTTTGGAATGGGGAGAATATGTGATCGAACTTAAGACTAAAGCACGCCAGGGGATTATGGAATTTACCTCGGGAAAAGAAACTTTTTTTATTGAGTTGTTATCAAGTAATGGGTCTCACGATTAG